The genomic DNA ATGTCTACTTCTACGAGATTATTATTAGGATTTTCTAACAAAGCCATTGAATCAGATGATAACGTCATAGAACTTTCCATGACCTGATTAAACAACGGACCAGTCAGTTGAGATTGAAGAGGCTGAGGAGGTACTTCTAGCACTTCACCTTCACCTTCAAGCATTTCTACTACTTTACTCATCGAAGGGCGTTGTACTGGGTTTGTTTGTATGCACCATAATGCAACTAAACTCATCTTTCTAGTCATCTTCTTTTCGTCATCATCTGCTTCTTCATCCAGCACTATCTCCTTGCCCTTGTTGAACTTGTCATAAATCCAATCAGGGAAATATTGGCTGGAATTCTCTTCATTTTCAACTACATTTCTCTTCAAGTTCAGCATTTCCATTAGTAGCATCCCAAAGCTGTAAACGTCAGCTTTATAAGAGATCTCTCCAATGCATCTGTTGATCAATTCGGGTGCGACATATCCGATCGTTCCATGAGCAGCTGTGAGAGTCACAATGCTATTATCTGTTGGATATAATTTAGCAAGGCCAAAGTCAGAAATCTT from Capsicum annuum cultivar UCD-10X-F1 unplaced genomic scaffold, UCD10Xv1.1 ctg48769, whole genome shotgun sequence includes the following:
- the LOC124885387 gene encoding rust resistance kinase Lr10-like (The sequence of the model RefSeq protein was modified relative to this genomic sequence to represent the inferred CDS: added 291 bases not found in genome assembly), which produces MNEVATIGRIHHVNVVGLVGYCVERTKRALVYDFMPNGSLDKYITNLEGSPMLSWQRKYDIILGVARGIEYLHRGCDVRILHFDIKPHNILLDENFIPKISDFGLAKLYPTDNSIVTLTAAHGTIGYVAPELINRCIGEISYKADVYSFGMLLMEMLNLKRNVVENEENSSQYFPDWIYDKFNKGKEIVLDEEADDDEKKMTRKMSLVALWCIQTNPVQRPSMSKVVEMLEGEGEVLEVPPQPLQSQLTGPLFNQVMESSMTLSSDSMALLENPNNNLVEVDICSD